A DNA window from Babylonia areolata isolate BAREFJ2019XMU chromosome 28, ASM4173473v1, whole genome shotgun sequence contains the following coding sequences:
- the LOC143301835 gene encoding mitochondrial 2-oxoglutarate/malate carrier protein-like isoform X2, with product MSESKNTSEGKAAPATTSKSIKFIFGGTAGMAATVFVQPLDLVKNRMQMSGEGGRSRQHKTSLHAIQSILRNEGIRGIYTGLSAGLLRQATYTTTRLGIYTTLFEMLSKDGTPPNFAMKAFIGITAGGIGAFVGTPAEVALIRMTSDGRLPVDQQRGYKNVLDALLRIVKEEGVLTLWRGCIPTVGRAMVVNAAQLASYSQAKQMLMNTGYFHDGLFLHFVASMISGLITTAASMPVDIAKTRIQNMKMIDGKPEYSGAVDVLTKVVRKEGFFSLWKE from the exons ATGTCGGAATCCAAAAATACCAGCGAAGGAAAGGCTGCGCCAGCCACTACCAGCAAAAGCATCAAGTTCATTTTCGGTGGAACAGCTGG AATGGCGGCAACAGTTTTCGTGCAGCCACTGGATTTGGTGAAAAACAGAATGCAGATGAGTG GAGAGGGAGGGCGATCCAGACAGCACAAGACCAGTTTACACGCCATACAGTCCATCCTGAGAAACGAAGGAATCAGAGGGATCTACACTGG GCTGAGTGCAGGGTTGTTGCGACAGGCGACCTACACCACCACACGCCTCGGGATCTACACGACTCTGTTTGAAATGTTGTCCAA ggacgGCACACCTCCCAACTTTGCCATGAAGGCATTCATCGGCATCACCGCAGGAGGAATTGGAGCTTTCGTCGGGACCCCTGCTGAGGTGGCCCTGATCAGAATGACGTCTGATGGCAG GTTACCAGTGGACCAACAAAGGGGATACAAAAATGTGCTGGACGCTCTGTTGAGGATCGTGAAGGAGGAAGGAGTGCTGACCCTTTGGCGG GGCTGTATCCCCACGGTGGGTCGGGCCATGGTGGTGAATGCAGCACAGCTGGCCTCTTACTCCCAGGCCAAGCAGATGCTGATGAATACAG gataTTTCCATGACGGCCTCTTCCTTCACTTTGTGGCCAGCATGATTAGTGGGCTGATCACCACTGCAGCCTCCATGCCAGTCGACATCGCTAAGACCAG aaTCCAGAACATGAAAATGATTGATGGCAAGCCAGAGTACAGCGGTGCTGTG GACGTACTGACCAAGGTAGTTCGGAAGGAAGGGTTCTTTTCCCTGTggaaggagtga
- the LOC143301835 gene encoding mitochondrial 2-oxoglutarate/malate carrier protein-like isoform X1 yields the protein MSESKNTSEGKAAPATTSKSIKFIFGGTAGMAATVFVQPLDLVKNRMQMSGEGGRSRQHKTSLHAIQSILRNEGIRGIYTGLSAGLLRQATYTTTRLGIYTTLFEMLSKDGTPPNFAMKAFIGITAGGIGAFVGTPAEVALIRMTSDGRLPVDQQRGYKNVLDALLRIVKEEGVLTLWRGCIPTVGRAMVVNAAQLASYSQAKQMLMNTGYFHDGLFLHFVASMISGLITTAASMPVDIAKTRIQNMKMIDGKPEYSGAVDVLTKVVRKEGFFSLWKGFTPYYARLGPHTVLTFIFLEQMNKAYGKYILHDDHTTGGL from the exons ATGTCGGAATCCAAAAATACCAGCGAAGGAAAGGCTGCGCCAGCCACTACCAGCAAAAGCATCAAGTTCATTTTCGGTGGAACAGCTGG AATGGCGGCAACAGTTTTCGTGCAGCCACTGGATTTGGTGAAAAACAGAATGCAGATGAGTG GAGAGGGAGGGCGATCCAGACAGCACAAGACCAGTTTACACGCCATACAGTCCATCCTGAGAAACGAAGGAATCAGAGGGATCTACACTGG GCTGAGTGCAGGGTTGTTGCGACAGGCGACCTACACCACCACACGCCTCGGGATCTACACGACTCTGTTTGAAATGTTGTCCAA ggacgGCACACCTCCCAACTTTGCCATGAAGGCATTCATCGGCATCACCGCAGGAGGAATTGGAGCTTTCGTCGGGACCCCTGCTGAGGTGGCCCTGATCAGAATGACGTCTGATGGCAG GTTACCAGTGGACCAACAAAGGGGATACAAAAATGTGCTGGACGCTCTGTTGAGGATCGTGAAGGAGGAAGGAGTGCTGACCCTTTGGCGG GGCTGTATCCCCACGGTGGGTCGGGCCATGGTGGTGAATGCAGCACAGCTGGCCTCTTACTCCCAGGCCAAGCAGATGCTGATGAATACAG gataTTTCCATGACGGCCTCTTCCTTCACTTTGTGGCCAGCATGATTAGTGGGCTGATCACCACTGCAGCCTCCATGCCAGTCGACATCGCTAAGACCAG aaTCCAGAACATGAAAATGATTGATGGCAAGCCAGAGTACAGCGGTGCTGTG GACGTACTGACCAAGGTAGTTCGGAAGGAAGGGTTCTTTTCCCTGTGGAAGGGGTTCACGCCGTACTACGCCCGCCTGGGTCCCCACACCGTGCTCACCTTCATCTTCCTGGAGCAGATGAACAAGGCCTACGGCAAATACATTCTCCATGATGACCACACCACTGGCGGGTtgtga
- the LOC143301835 gene encoding mitochondrial 2-oxoglutarate/malate carrier protein-like isoform X3, which yields MSESKNTSEGKAAPATTSKSIKFIFGGTAGMAATVFVQPLDLVKNRMQMSGEGGRSRQHKTSLHAIQSILRNEGIRGIYTGLSAGLLRQATYTTTRLGIYTTLFEMLSKDGTPPNFAMKAFIGITAGGIGAFVGTPAEVALIRMTSDGRLPVDQQRGYKNVLDALLRIVKEEGVLTLWRGCIPTVGRAMVVNAAQLASYSQAKQMLMNTGYFHDGLFLHFVASMISGLITTAASMPVDIAKTRIQNMKMIDGKPEYSGAVDVLTKVVRKEGFFSLWKE from the exons ATGTCGGAATCCAAAAATACCAGCGAAGGAAAGGCTGCGCCAGCCACTACCAGCAAAAGCATCAAGTTCATTTTCGGTGGAACAGCTGG AATGGCGGCAACAGTTTTCGTGCAGCCACTGGATTTGGTGAAAAACAGAATGCAGATGAGTG GAGAGGGAGGGCGATCCAGACAGCACAAGACCAGTTTACACGCCATACAGTCCATCCTGAGAAACGAAGGAATCAGAGGGATCTACACTGG GCTGAGTGCAGGGTTGTTGCGACAGGCGACCTACACCACCACACGCCTCGGGATCTACACGACTCTGTTTGAAATGTTGTCCAA ggacgGCACACCTCCCAACTTTGCCATGAAGGCATTCATCGGCATCACCGCAGGAGGAATTGGAGCTTTCGTCGGGACCCCTGCTGAGGTGGCCCTGATCAGAATGACGTCTGATGGCAG GTTACCAGTGGACCAACAAAGGGGATACAAAAATGTGCTGGACGCTCTGTTGAGGATCGTGAAGGAGGAAGGAGTGCTGACCCTTTGGCGG GGCTGTATCCCCACGGTGGGTCGGGCCATGGTGGTGAATGCAGCACAGCTGGCCTCTTACTCCCAGGCCAAGCAGATGCTGATGAATACAG gataTTTCCATGACGGCCTCTTCCTTCACTTTGTGGCCAGCATGATTAGTGGGCTGATCACCACTGCAGCCTCCATGCCAGTCGACATCGCTAAGACCAG aaTCCAGAACATGAAAATGATTGATGGCAAGCCAGAGTACAGCGGTGCTGTG GATGTACTGACCAAGGTAGTTCGGAAGGAAGGGTTCTTTTCCCTGTggaaggagtga